A section of the Terriglobia bacterium genome encodes:
- a CDS encoding DUF488 family protein, producing MKVTIKRAYEKPSVSDGVRVLVDRLWPRGVSKSAARIDSWLRDLAPSNALRRWYHARPTQWLVFRKRYLQELASPVATRALEELHHLAATSKTLTLVFASRNEQHNNAAVLRDLLQGMRKPPSSSGPARAAASGRIRRAARRR from the coding sequence ATGAAGGTAACCATCAAGCGCGCCTATGAGAAGCCCTCGGTCTCCGACGGCGTGCGCGTGCTGGTGGACCGGCTGTGGCCACGCGGCGTGAGCAAGAGCGCGGCCCGCATCGACTCATGGCTGCGCGATCTGGCCCCATCGAACGCACTGCGCCGCTGGTACCACGCCAGACCCACCCAATGGCTCGTCTTCCGTAAGCGCTATTTGCAGGAGCTGGCGTCGCCGGTGGCGACCCGTGCGCTCGAGGAACTGCACCACCTCGCGGCAACATCGAAAACGCTGACCCTCGTCTTCGCCTCCAGGAATGAACAACACAATAACGCGGCGGTGTTGCGCGACCTGCTGCAAGGGATGCGCAAGCCTCCGTCGAGTTCGGGCCCTGCGCGAGCTGCCGCCAGCGGGCGGATCCGCCGCGCAGCCCGGCGCCGCTGA
- a CDS encoding DUF3891 family protein, whose product MVLRPLLTPAPRDGVIPAWDAVEPVQKHPYSECWLIAQPDHAALAGDIAAHLAPRVFPGLDSDVLKGITLHDEGWGPFDTRAAEGRQPPRSFIDEAPGTFVEAWTASVDRCQEVAPIAAVIVSKHFCRLAQFRTGENKDTAENMRLLRGFLIAEDRRQRELLPGCRSYDPECLTDVLQFCDLLSLYLCCGAQENVTFPQSFAGSKVRLERVRTQDSAAICRFSPSILDGINELAVSARGWPDARNSRQFLFVLE is encoded by the coding sequence ATGGTCCTGCGACCCCTCCTCACTCCGGCCCCCCGTGATGGGGTGATTCCCGCATGGGACGCAGTAGAGCCGGTCCAGAAACACCCTTACTCGGAGTGCTGGCTCATTGCGCAACCCGACCACGCCGCGCTGGCCGGCGACATCGCCGCCCACCTGGCCCCGCGCGTCTTCCCCGGTCTCGACAGCGACGTGCTGAAGGGGATCACGCTGCATGATGAAGGCTGGGGCCCCTTCGATACGCGGGCGGCGGAAGGCCGGCAGCCGCCCCGCTCTTTCATCGACGAGGCCCCCGGCACTTTCGTCGAAGCGTGGACCGCATCCGTCGACCGCTGCCAGGAAGTGGCGCCGATCGCCGCCGTGATCGTCAGTAAGCACTTCTGCCGGCTGGCGCAGTTCCGGACTGGCGAGAACAAAGATACCGCCGAGAACATGCGCCTGCTGCGCGGATTCCTGATCGCCGAGGACCGCCGCCAGCGCGAGCTGCTTCCCGGCTGCCGCTCTTATGACCCGGAATGCCTGACCGATGTCCTCCAGTTCTGCGACTTGCTATCGCTGTACTTGTGTTGCGGTGCTCAGGAGAACGTCACTTTCCCGCAAAGTTTCGCCGGCAGCAAGGTTCGATTGGAGCGCGTGCGGACACAGGATTCCGCCGCCATCTGCCGCTTCTCTCCCTCAATCCTCGACGGGATCAACGAGCTTGCCGTCTCCGCTCGAGGCTGGCCGGACGCACGCAACTCCCGGCAATTCCTCTTCGTGCTGGAGTAA
- the dacB gene encoding D-alanyl-D-alanine carboxypeptidase/D-alanyl-D-alanine-endopeptidase: MNRAARIISLLLIVLAAQAALARGKPLASRIDAILAEPDAARGFWGIQVVSLSTGKTLYGLNADKLFTPASITKLFTTSAALAMIGPDYRFRTTVETSGMVDKYGRLTGDLVLVGRGDPNLSGRTLPYNLRTERKLPPIRVLVDLADQLEKKGVKYIDGDVVADDSYFAFERYGAGWSQDDLVWEVGAPVSALAVNDNVMFVSILPADRPGEKAFVSVDPFANYYTIDNRILTTPQGTGPRKFVFSRQPGSRVLTLWGNIPVDDPGGGEGLAIEDPADFAAQLFQSLLEQRGIAIYGKTRTRHTELANLETLSVTAFASGGGRAANGNHPLVLGAHESQPLMEDLTVINKVSQNLHAELMLRLLGREKGTAGTVEGGLEVERGFLTQAGIGRDEYALYDGSGMSRLNLVTPASVVKLLKYVGNQPWGAAYENTLPVAGTDGSLIDRLKGTPAQGRVHGKTGTLTHVTSIAGYATTLSGERVAFSIFSNNQKLPTKRTQELIDRIVLAVVEDSPARK; the protein is encoded by the coding sequence ATGAATCGCGCGGCCCGCATCATTTCGCTCTTACTGATCGTCCTGGCGGCCCAGGCTGCGCTGGCGCGCGGCAAGCCGCTGGCTTCCCGCATCGACGCCATTCTGGCCGAACCCGATGCGGCACGCGGCTTCTGGGGCATCCAGGTGGTTTCGCTCTCGACGGGCAAAACCCTGTACGGACTGAACGCGGACAAGCTCTTCACGCCTGCCTCGATCACCAAGCTGTTCACCACTTCCGCGGCTCTGGCCATGATCGGCCCCGACTACCGGTTCCGCACCACGGTCGAGACCTCCGGCATGGTGGACAAGTATGGCCGCCTTACCGGCGACCTGGTACTGGTGGGCCGCGGCGACCCGAATCTCTCCGGCCGCACGCTCCCCTACAACCTGCGCACCGAGCGCAAGCTGCCGCCCATCCGCGTGCTCGTCGACCTGGCCGACCAGCTGGAGAAGAAGGGCGTGAAGTACATTGACGGCGACGTTGTCGCCGACGATTCCTATTTCGCCTTCGAGCGCTACGGCGCAGGCTGGTCGCAGGACGACCTGGTATGGGAGGTCGGGGCTCCGGTCTCGGCGCTGGCCGTCAACGACAACGTGATGTTCGTCAGCATCCTGCCGGCGGACCGCCCGGGCGAGAAAGCGTTCGTCAGCGTCGACCCCTTCGCCAACTACTACACGATCGACAATCGCATCCTGACCACGCCGCAGGGAACGGGGCCGCGCAAGTTTGTCTTCAGCCGGCAGCCCGGATCGCGCGTGCTCACGCTGTGGGGCAACATCCCGGTGGATGACCCCGGGGGAGGAGAGGGCCTGGCGATCGAGGATCCCGCGGACTTCGCCGCGCAGCTCTTCCAAAGCCTGCTCGAGCAGCGGGGCATCGCCATCTACGGCAAGACGCGCACCCGCCACACCGAGCTGGCCAACCTGGAGACGCTGTCGGTGACGGCGTTCGCCTCCGGCGGCGGGCGCGCCGCCAACGGCAACCACCCGCTGGTACTCGGAGCTCACGAATCGCAGCCGCTGATGGAAGACCTGACGGTCATCAATAAAGTCAGCCAGAACCTGCACGCGGAACTCATGCTGCGGCTGCTAGGCCGCGAGAAGGGGACTGCGGGCACCGTGGAAGGAGGCCTGGAGGTCGAGCGCGGCTTCCTGACCCAGGCCGGCATCGGGCGCGATGAGTACGCACTCTACGACGGCTCGGGCATGTCGCGCCTGAACCTTGTGACCCCGGCCTCGGTGGTCAAGCTGCTCAAGTATGTCGGCAACCAGCCCTGGGGCGCTGCCTACGAGAACACGCTGCCGGTGGCGGGAACCGATGGCTCCCTGATCGACCGCCTGAAAGGCACTCCCGCACAGGGGCGGGTGCACGGGAAGACCGGGACCCTCACGCACGTGACCTCGATCGCCGGCTATGCCACCACTCTCTCGGGAGAACGTGTAGCGTTCTCCATCTTCTCCAACAATCAGAAGCTGCCGACCAAGCGGACGCAGGAACTCATCGACCGCATCGTGCTCGCCGTCGTGGAAGACAGTCCCGCCCGGAAGTAG
- the rsmI gene encoding 16S rRNA (cytidine(1402)-2'-O)-methyltransferase: protein MKTGGNNSRPGTPESGPVLYVVATPIGNLEDITLRALRVLKEVDLIACEDTRQTKKLLDHYGIERPTVSYHEHNEMTRAAELIVNAEQGARIALVSDAGMPGISDPGHRLISLAIRHHIKVVPVPGASAFVAALVASGLPTDSFRFTGFLPHKRGQRRDELERIKNTPRTQIFYEAPHRIVETLEDVVEVLGGSRHVVIAREVTKIYEEFLRGRADEVLDRLRSRGEVKGEITLLIDRAPEVLAEAPSKKKSVGLRLKEVMSEHKLDEKSALKVVAKEMGVSKSEAYRELQRSRR from the coding sequence ATGAAGACCGGCGGCAACAATTCGCGGCCGGGCACCCCGGAATCCGGTCCTGTCCTGTACGTCGTCGCCACCCCCATCGGCAACCTCGAAGACATCACCCTGCGCGCGCTGCGGGTCCTGAAGGAAGTGGACCTGATCGCCTGCGAGGATACGCGCCAGACGAAAAAACTGCTGGACCACTACGGGATCGAGAGGCCCACCGTCAGCTACCACGAGCACAACGAGATGACGCGCGCCGCCGAACTGATCGTAAACGCGGAGCAGGGCGCCAGAATCGCGCTTGTCTCCGACGCCGGCATGCCTGGCATTTCCGATCCCGGACATCGCCTCATCAGTCTTGCCATCCGCCATCACATCAAAGTGGTGCCGGTCCCCGGCGCGTCGGCGTTCGTCGCCGCGCTGGTGGCCAGCGGGCTGCCCACCGACTCCTTCCGCTTCACCGGCTTTCTGCCCCACAAGCGCGGCCAGCGCCGCGATGAGCTGGAAAGGATCAAGAACACGCCTCGCACCCAGATCTTCTACGAGGCGCCCCACCGCATCGTCGAGACCCTCGAGGATGTGGTCGAAGTCCTGGGCGGCTCCCGCCACGTGGTCATCGCGCGCGAGGTCACCAAGATCTACGAGGAGTTCCTGCGTGGGCGCGCAGACGAGGTGCTGGACCGGCTCCGCTCCCGCGGGGAGGTGAAAGGCGAGATCACTCTGCTCATCGACCGCGCCCCTGAGGTCCTCGCCGAAGCCCCGTCCAAGAAGAAAAGCGTCGGCTTGCGCCTGAAGGAAGTCATGTCGGAGCACAAGCTGGACGAGAAGTCGGCGCTCAAGGTCGTCGCAAAAGAGATGGGCGTCTCCAAGAGCGAGGCCTACCGCGAGCTGCAACGGAGCCGCCGCTAG
- a CDS encoding TSUP family transporter, translating to MQIVAGILVGIAVGIFSGLVGIGGGVVLVPILVYGFAMSQQQAQGTTLALLLPPTGLLAFWQYYKAGHADLKLGLLLALGIFIGGYFGGAWAQHIPTGVLRKIFAVVIAATAAKMFFEK from the coding sequence ATGCAGATCGTGGCCGGCATTCTCGTGGGTATTGCAGTGGGAATTTTTTCCGGGCTGGTCGGGATCGGAGGCGGCGTGGTGCTGGTGCCGATCCTCGTCTACGGCTTTGCCATGTCGCAGCAACAGGCGCAGGGGACGACGCTTGCCCTCCTGCTCCCGCCCACCGGCCTGCTGGCCTTCTGGCAGTACTACAAGGCCGGCCACGCCGACCTGAAACTGGGACTCCTGCTGGCGCTGGGCATATTCATCGGAGGCTACTTCGGCGGCGCCTGGGCGCAGCATATCCCCACTGGCGTGCTGCGCAAGATCTTCGCGGTTGTGATCGCGGCAACTGCCGCGAAGATGTTCTTCGAGAAATAA
- the gatB gene encoding Asp-tRNA(Asn)/Glu-tRNA(Gln) amidotransferase subunit GatB produces MVTISGAGVDVRSKYEPVIGLEVHVQLLTKSKIFCGCATRFGDPPNTNVCPVCLGLPGALPVLNQQAVEFAVLAAMALNCQVRETSIFARKNYFYPDLPKGYQISQYDKPLAEHGWIEINTNGGAKKIGITRLHLEEDAGKSLHDGLPDSAERTSIDLNRSGVPLIEIVSEPDISSPDEAYEYLTLLKEIILFTGVSDCNMEEGSLRCDANVSVRPKGQKEFGTKTEVKNVNSFRFIRQALAYEIARHVEVIESGGKITQETRLFNSAEGKTYGMRSKEEAHDYRYFPEPDLLPLVVDAAWQKKIRGSLPELPDARRKRFVAQYGITDYDAGVLTISRSLADQFEEAAKAARNPKRVANLVQSELMGRLKAKGLEIEKSPITMKGVAMSADLAEAGTISSKMLKDLYDKAFEHNVDFPTIYEKEKPQQITDTTAIERMIDEVIAANPKQLEQYRAGKTTVKGFFVGQVMKASKGQANPALVNELLDKKLSL; encoded by the coding sequence ATGGTCACCATCTCCGGCGCCGGCGTCGACGTGCGCTCGAAGTACGAGCCGGTCATCGGCCTGGAAGTCCACGTCCAGCTCCTGACCAAGTCGAAGATCTTCTGCGGGTGCGCGACCCGATTCGGAGATCCGCCGAACACCAACGTCTGCCCGGTCTGCCTCGGACTTCCTGGCGCGCTGCCAGTGCTCAACCAGCAGGCGGTCGAGTTCGCCGTGCTCGCGGCCATGGCGCTCAACTGCCAAGTCCGCGAAACCTCCATCTTCGCGCGCAAGAACTACTTTTATCCTGACCTGCCCAAGGGCTACCAGATCTCGCAGTACGACAAGCCGCTGGCCGAGCACGGCTGGATTGAGATCAACACCAACGGAGGCGCCAAGAAGATCGGCATCACGCGCCTGCACCTGGAAGAGGACGCGGGCAAGAGCCTGCACGATGGCCTGCCCGACTCCGCCGAGCGCACCTCCATCGACCTGAACCGCTCCGGCGTGCCGCTGATCGAGATCGTCAGCGAGCCCGACATCTCCTCCCCCGACGAAGCCTACGAGTACCTCACGCTGCTGAAGGAGATCATCCTGTTCACCGGCGTCAGCGACTGCAACATGGAGGAGGGCTCGCTGCGCTGCGACGCCAACGTGAGCGTCCGGCCAAAAGGACAAAAGGAATTCGGCACCAAGACCGAGGTCAAGAACGTCAACTCGTTCCGCTTCATCCGGCAGGCGCTGGCGTACGAGATCGCGCGCCACGTCGAGGTGATCGAGTCGGGCGGCAAGATCACGCAGGAGACGCGCCTGTTCAACTCCGCCGAAGGCAAGACCTACGGCATGCGCTCCAAGGAAGAGGCGCACGACTACCGCTACTTCCCCGAACCCGACCTGCTGCCGCTGGTGGTGGACGCAGCTTGGCAGAAAAAGATCCGCGGGTCGCTGCCCGAGCTGCCCGACGCCCGGCGCAAGCGCTTCGTCGCCCAGTACGGCATCACCGACTACGACGCGGGAGTGCTGACCATCTCCCGCTCGCTTGCCGACCAGTTCGAGGAGGCAGCCAAGGCGGCCAGGAATCCAAAGCGCGTCGCCAACCTGGTGCAAAGCGAACTCATGGGACGGCTGAAGGCGAAAGGGCTCGAGATCGAGAAGTCGCCCATCACCATGAAGGGCGTCGCCATGTCGGCCGACCTCGCGGAAGCGGGCACCATCTCCAGCAAGATGCTCAAGGACCTCTACGACAAGGCCTTCGAGCATAACGTGGACTTTCCCACGATCTACGAAAAGGAAAAGCCGCAGCAGATCACCGACACCACCGCGATCGAGAGAATGATCGACGAGGTCATCGCCGCCAATCCCAAGCAGCTGGAGCAGTACCGCGCCGGCAAGACCACGGTGAAGGGCTTCTTCGTCGGCCAGGTGATGAAGGCGTCGAAAGGACAGGCCAACCCCGCGCTGGTCAACGAACTGCTCGACAAGAAGCTGAGTCTCTAA
- the rpmB gene encoding 50S ribosomal protein L28 produces the protein MPRVCDVCGKGPQFGNNISHAHNVTKRRWNVNLRPVRARVNNTTKRLRVCTSCLRSGKVVKA, from the coding sequence ATGCCACGAGTCTGTGATGTCTGCGGCAAGGGGCCGCAGTTCGGCAACAACATCAGCCACGCCCACAATGTGACCAAGCGGCGCTGGAACGTCAACCTGCGCCCGGTGCGCGCGCGGGTGAACAACACTACCAAGCGCCTGCGCGTGTGCACCTCCTGCCTGCGCAGCGGCAAGGTCGTCAAGGCGTAA
- a CDS encoding RidA family protein, whose product MREPIATKDAPQAIGPYSQAIKANGLVFCSGQVALDPASGQVVAGDVAAQTERVLKNLAGVLAAAGSGMDKVLKTTVFLKNMGDFAAMNEVYGRHFKPPFPARSTVEVARLPKDVLVEIDVIATQ is encoded by the coding sequence ATGCGCGAACCAATCGCGACCAAAGATGCTCCTCAGGCCATCGGCCCTTATTCGCAGGCCATCAAGGCCAACGGCCTAGTCTTCTGTTCCGGCCAGGTGGCGCTCGATCCGGCCTCAGGACAGGTGGTCGCCGGCGACGTCGCGGCGCAGACCGAACGCGTACTGAAGAACTTGGCCGGCGTGCTGGCCGCGGCCGGCAGCGGTATGGACAAGGTCCTGAAGACCACTGTCTTCTTGAAGAACATGGGCGATTTCGCCGCCATGAACGAGGTGTACGGCCGTCACTTCAAGCCGCCGTTCCCCGCGCGCTCGACGGTCGAAGTGGCGCGCCTTCCCAAGGACGTTCTGGTCGAGATCGACGTGATCGCAACCCAGTGA
- a CDS encoding bifunctional (p)ppGpp synthetase/guanosine-3',5'-bis(diphosphate) 3'-pyrophosphohydrolase: MATLRHQIATNVLTVTKFRDLLKKVRANRPNDDLDIIRKAYDYSLRHHTGQTRATGEPYLIHPLEVAILLAEMKLDPSAIAAGLLHDAVEDTSVTIEDIEREFGDQVAHIVEGVTKISKLDFASKEERQAENVRKMVLAMVDDIRVVLIKLADRLHNMRTLAALPSDRQHAIAKETLEIYAPLAHRLGMGKIRGELEDLAFQYVDPIGYKNIHDAIEARRKKGEQFLEQIGGVVREKIKEHGIDAKVESRIKRIYSIQQKLHRQHITVDQVYDLLAVRVITKSVQDCYATLGTIHNLWRPVPGRIKDFIAMPRPNLYQSLHTTVIAENGTPFEVQIRTEDMHKMAEEGIAAHWKYKDGSPVSAKDEQRLAWLRQVVEWQRDVSDPNEFLNTLKIDLYPEEVYTFTPKGKVVILPRDATCVDFAYTIHTEVGHTCVGAKVNGRIVPLRYKLRNGDIVEIMTQPGHHPSRDWLGFVKASRARNKIRHWMNVHQRERAIEIGRKLIEKEARKYRVSLKDIDDKVYQQVAQEYGVGRADDLLAGIGYGKFSSRKVLGRLAPTTADAEAEEPSGVTSVVRRVFGGDGGALKVTGHDDLLVYRARCCNPIRGEEIVGYVTRGKGVAVHSRDCPNVTNLMYEVDRRIAVEWAREGKTGAPGTYPVKLTVFCDNRAGMLKQITGIISDANTNIRNIEARTEDTHATIDIVVEIQDLKHLDQITTGIRKVAGVRDVQRVQKV; encoded by the coding sequence ATGGCGACGCTTCGCCACCAGATCGCGACCAACGTCCTGACGGTCACTAAGTTCCGCGACCTTCTGAAGAAGGTGCGCGCGAACCGCCCCAACGACGATCTGGACATCATCCGCAAGGCCTATGACTACTCACTGCGCCATCACACCGGGCAGACCCGGGCCACGGGCGAGCCTTACCTGATCCACCCGCTCGAAGTGGCCATTTTGCTCGCGGAGATGAAGCTGGACCCAAGCGCCATCGCCGCCGGCCTCCTGCACGACGCGGTCGAAGACACCTCGGTGACCATCGAGGACATCGAGCGCGAATTCGGCGACCAGGTGGCGCACATCGTCGAGGGCGTCACCAAGATCAGCAAGCTCGATTTTGCCAGCAAGGAGGAACGCCAGGCGGAAAACGTCCGCAAGATGGTGCTGGCCATGGTGGACGATATCCGCGTCGTCCTCATCAAGCTCGCCGACCGCCTGCACAATATGCGCACTCTGGCGGCGCTTCCGTCCGACCGCCAGCACGCCATCGCCAAGGAGACGCTGGAGATCTATGCCCCCCTTGCCCATCGCCTGGGCATGGGCAAGATCCGCGGCGAACTCGAGGACCTCGCCTTCCAGTACGTCGATCCCATCGGGTACAAGAACATCCACGACGCCATCGAGGCGCGCCGCAAGAAGGGCGAGCAGTTCCTGGAACAGATCGGAGGGGTGGTCCGCGAGAAGATCAAGGAGCACGGCATCGACGCCAAGGTCGAGAGCCGCATCAAGCGCATCTACAGCATCCAGCAGAAACTGCATCGCCAGCACATCACCGTCGACCAGGTCTACGATCTGCTCGCCGTCCGCGTCATCACCAAGTCGGTGCAGGACTGCTACGCCACGCTGGGCACCATCCACAATCTCTGGCGGCCGGTGCCGGGGCGGATCAAGGACTTCATTGCCATGCCCCGGCCGAACCTGTACCAGTCGCTGCACACCACGGTCATCGCCGAGAACGGCACGCCTTTCGAGGTGCAGATCCGCACCGAAGACATGCACAAGATGGCCGAGGAGGGCATCGCCGCCCACTGGAAGTACAAGGACGGCTCGCCCGTCTCGGCCAAGGACGAGCAGCGCCTGGCGTGGCTTCGCCAGGTGGTCGAGTGGCAGCGCGACGTCAGCGACCCCAACGAGTTCCTCAACACCCTCAAGATCGACCTCTACCCGGAAGAGGTGTACACCTTCACGCCGAAAGGGAAGGTCGTTATCCTGCCGCGCGACGCCACCTGCGTGGACTTCGCCTATACCATCCACACCGAGGTCGGACACACCTGCGTGGGCGCCAAGGTGAACGGCCGCATCGTGCCGTTGCGCTACAAGCTGCGCAACGGCGACATTGTCGAGATCATGACCCAGCCGGGCCACCACCCCAGCCGCGACTGGCTCGGCTTCGTGAAGGCCTCGCGCGCGCGCAACAAGATCCGCCACTGGATGAACGTCCACCAACGCGAGCGTGCCATCGAGATCGGCCGCAAGCTGATCGAGAAAGAGGCGCGCAAGTACCGCGTCTCCCTCAAGGACATCGACGACAAGGTGTACCAGCAGGTTGCGCAGGAGTACGGGGTCGGGCGCGCCGACGACCTGCTGGCCGGCATCGGCTACGGTAAATTCTCGTCCCGCAAGGTGTTGGGACGCCTCGCGCCCACCACGGCCGATGCGGAGGCGGAAGAGCCCAGCGGCGTCACCAGCGTGGTCCGCCGCGTCTTCGGCGGCGACGGCGGCGCCCTCAAGGTCACCGGGCACGACGACCTGCTCGTCTATCGTGCGCGCTGTTGCAACCCCATCCGCGGCGAGGAGATCGTCGGCTACGTCACCCGCGGCAAGGGAGTCGCGGTGCATTCTCGGGATTGCCCCAACGTCACCAATCTCATGTACGAAGTGGATCGTCGCATCGCGGTCGAATGGGCCCGCGAAGGCAAGACCGGGGCCCCCGGCACTTACCCCGTCAAGCTCACCGTCTTCTGCGACAACCGCGCCGGGATGCTCAAGCAGATCACCGGCATCATCTCCGACGCCAACACCAACATCCGCAACATCGAGGCGCGCACCGAAGATACCCACGCCACCATCGACATCGTCGTCGAGATCCAGGACCTGAAGCACCTGGACCAGATCACCACCGGCATTCGCAAGGTGGCCGGGGTGCGCGACGTCCAGCGCGTGCAGAAGGTCTAG
- a CDS encoding TIGR01777 family oxidoreductase — MRVAISGASGFIGSAVVRRLEADGHQVARLVRGTARPGEIHWIPAGALDPQPLEGFDGVVHLAAENISGRWTATKKARILNSRVQGTLTIAATLARLQQKPKVLVSASAIGFYGPRGEETLDETSSSGSDFLSEVAQQWESATEAAARAGIRVVLLRFGVVLGESGGALAKMLPPFRMGVGGRVGSGEQWMSWVALDDAAGAVEHALTNESLRGPVNVVAPNPVRNSEFTKLLGEVLHRPAVLPMPVFAVKLAFGEMGTTLLLGSQRVLPKKLEASGYQFKYPELKSTLEASLAR, encoded by the coding sequence ATGCGCGTAGCTATCAGCGGGGCGTCGGGGTTCATCGGCTCAGCCGTGGTGCGGCGCCTGGAGGCAGACGGGCACCAAGTCGCGCGGCTCGTCCGGGGAACGGCCCGGCCGGGAGAGATCCACTGGATCCCCGCCGGCGCGCTCGACCCGCAGCCGCTCGAGGGCTTCGATGGGGTGGTGCACCTGGCGGCGGAGAACATCTCGGGCCGCTGGACGGCCACCAAGAAGGCCCGCATCCTCAATAGCCGCGTGCAGGGAACGCTCACCATCGCGGCCACGCTCGCCCGCTTGCAACAGAAACCCAAAGTGCTGGTCAGTGCGTCCGCGATCGGCTTCTACGGCCCGCGTGGCGAGGAGACACTGGATGAAACCAGCTCCTCGGGGTCCGATTTTCTTTCCGAGGTCGCCCAGCAATGGGAGTCCGCGACGGAAGCCGCCGCCCGGGCGGGGATCCGCGTGGTCCTGCTGCGTTTCGGGGTGGTGCTCGGCGAGAGCGGCGGGGCGCTGGCCAAAATGCTGCCGCCGTTCCGGATGGGTGTCGGGGGGCGCGTGGGGTCCGGCGAGCAGTGGATGAGCTGGGTGGCGCTCGACGACGCGGCCGGAGCAGTGGAGCACGCTCTCACCAACGAATCGCTGCGCGGCCCGGTGAACGTCGTGGCACCCAACCCCGTGCGCAATTCAGAATTCACCAAGCTTCTGGGCGAGGTGCTGCACCGTCCCGCGGTGCTTCCCATGCCGGTGTTCGCGGTGAAACTTGCCTTCGGCGAGATGGGGACCACGCTGCTCCTGGGCAGCCAGCGGGTGTTGCCGAAAAAACTAGAAGCGAGCGGATATCAGTTCAAATACCCGGAATTGAAGAGCACGCTGGAAGCTTCACTCGCCCGCTAA
- the bcp gene encoding thioredoxin-dependent thiol peroxidase: MDVNAKAPDSSLLDETGKKVSLADFKGKNVVLYFFPRADTPGUTIEACGFRDAYKKIQKAGAVVVGVSPDTPERQMKFKEKYDLPFTLLSDPDKKLAKEFEVLKEKNMYGKKVLGIERTTFLIGPDGKIKHVFPKVKAEGHAEEVLAVLK; this comes from the coding sequence ATGGATGTCAATGCCAAGGCACCTGATTCTAGCCTGTTGGACGAAACCGGCAAAAAGGTCTCGCTGGCCGACTTCAAGGGGAAGAACGTCGTGCTCTATTTTTTTCCCAGGGCCGACACGCCCGGCTGAACCATCGAAGCGTGCGGGTTCCGCGACGCATACAAGAAGATACAGAAAGCCGGGGCGGTCGTGGTGGGCGTCTCTCCGGATACCCCCGAGCGCCAGATGAAGTTCAAGGAGAAGTACGACCTGCCCTTTACCCTGCTCTCCGATCCGGACAAAAAGCTGGCGAAAGAATTCGAGGTCCTGAAAGAAAAGAATATGTACGGGAAAAAGGTGCTGGGGATCGAGCGCACTACGTTCCTGATCGGGCCGGACGGGAAGATCAAGCACGTGTTCCCGAAAGTGAAGGCGGAGGGGCACGCCGAGGAAGTGCTGGCAGTGCTGAAATAG
- a CDS encoding DNA-3-methyladenine glycosylase has translation MRGRTLSQKFYDRDPRIVAQELLGKVLVRRERGREIAGRIVEVEVYLGQDDPAAHAFSGPTARNRVLFGPPGHAYVYFIYGNHFCLNVSCMPEGEAGCVLIRALEPLTGLAQMAARREVPASQLGSERARKILTSGPGRLAEAFGITRARDNGKDVATAQSDLRIVNDGYRPEKVASTARIGITKAKDHALRYVIAGNPFVSGSATLNRRAGER, from the coding sequence GTGCGGGGCCGCACGCTTTCGCAGAAGTTCTACGACCGCGACCCGCGCATCGTCGCGCAGGAGCTGCTGGGGAAGGTGCTGGTGCGGCGGGAGCGCGGGCGGGAGATCGCGGGGAGGATCGTCGAGGTCGAAGTCTATTTAGGGCAGGATGATCCGGCGGCGCATGCGTTCTCGGGACCGACGGCGCGCAATCGGGTCCTCTTCGGACCGCCGGGACACGCCTACGTTTACTTCATCTACGGCAACCACTTTTGTCTGAATGTGTCGTGCATGCCGGAGGGGGAGGCGGGGTGCGTCCTGATCCGCGCCCTGGAACCGTTGACCGGATTGGCGCAGATGGCCGCGCGGCGCGAAGTGCCGGCGTCCCAGCTCGGCTCCGAACGCGCGCGAAAGATACTTACCAGTGGTCCGGGCAGACTCGCCGAAGCGTTTGGCATCACCCGCGCGCGCGACAACGGCAAGGATGTGGCCACGGCGCAGTCTGACCTGCGAATCGTGAATGACGGGTATCGGCCGGAGAAGGTCGCTTCCACAGCGCGCATCGGGATCACGAAGGCGAAGGACCACGCCCTGCGCTACGTGATCGCCGGAAATCCGTTCGTATCGGGAAGCGCTACGCTCAATCGGAGGGCAGGAGAGAGGTAG